Proteins encoded together in one Colius striatus isolate bColStr4 chromosome 3, bColStr4.1.hap1, whole genome shotgun sequence window:
- the IBSP gene encoding bone sialoprotein 2, with amino-acid sequence MRIALVFACLVGMTCAFSVKSWLWRAKSDDSEENTVFKNRHPYYLYRYVYVHPPQQQYQESDSSEEEGDGSEEEEEGGEKYHAGTKAAGLPTGAASQDSQCGLEGDSAFPQQGKRCQEPLKGSRNRAASKGDDSENEDSNENEQEEEEEEKEEVAENENGVNGTSTNTTEGADGSHSNGTAVAEEGTGVAEEEEEEEEEEEEEEEEEEEEIEATTAASTTGEEGLSQATTTDDGGPMDATTTGEQWEYEVTARAHSRGDEGTTDGSYTEQDEYARGDSYRAYEDEYGYYKGHGYDVYGQDYYYSQ; translated from the exons ATGAGGATTGCCCTGGTCTTCGCCTGCCTGGTGGGGATGACGTGTGCCTTCTCG GTCAAGAGCTGGCTTTGGCGAGCCAAGTCGGACGACTCAGAAGAAAACACG GTGTTCAAGAACAGGCATCCGTATTACCTGTACAGATATGTCTACGTGCATCCCCCACAGCAACAGTACCAG GAGAGTGACTCATCAGAGGAAGAGGGGGATGGctcggaggaggaggaggaagggggg GAGAAATACCATGCTGGGACAAAGGCAGCAGGGCTCCCCACTGGAGCAGCTTCCCAGGACAGCCAGTGTGGGCTGGAAGGAGACAGCGCATTCCCCCAGCAG GGCAAGAGATGCCAGGAGCCCCTGAAGGGAAGCAGAAACAGAGCTGCTAGCAAGGGAGATGACTCTGAAAATGAGGATAGCAATGAGaatgagcaggaggaggaagaggaggagaaagaagaggtaGCTGAGAATGAGAATGGTGTCAACGGCACAAGCACCAACACTACTGAGGGGGCAGATGGATCTCATAGCAATGGCACTGCAGTGGCTGAGGAAGGCACCGGGGTggccgaggaggaggaggaggaagaggaggaggaagaagaagaggaagaggaggaagaggaggaaattgAAGCTACCACTGCAGCCAGCACAACTGGTGAAGAGGGGCTGTCCCAGGCAACCACCACAGATGACGGGGGACCCATGGATGCCACCACGACAGGGGAGCAGTGGGAGTACGAGGTGACAGCCAGGGCCCACAGCCGGGGGGATGAGGGTACCACTGATGGCAGCTACACGGAGCAAGATGAGTACGCCCGTGGGGACAGCTACCGGGCCTACGAGGATGAGTACGGCTACTACAAGGGGCATGGCTATGACGTATACGGCCAGGATTACTACTACAGCCAGTGA
- the MEPE gene encoding matrix extracellular phosphoglycoprotein: MQTALVCLCLCLLRTALSTPVPQPLPGRAIGNCMGQHRILLKGCNAKHGFYIFKYVYSFSTRRNQTAIKKEEADSQSTVPIHRLGEDDARWGPKEDGVSLEQGKNGSIDAMEDWTSLKPDNRSAPGIGRDVLSPRPGIGTRPRGVAGPTPSSSEGSGDLDLMVEADGDVSILPQGRRPSKAVTGNRSGVRSEDRDDAAPRGVPVEGATTAGRERAPATGEGAYEGSGAATVPGQGQEGVVRGTGTRGATLASVTKNLEDIQIDAQGVDEYTYIPNSGSNTVTNGKVGSIARGTSFTQISPYKDDKVNIFIERANIHVGEQETTQASTTLGSKDDGIPTLGTSSPLPRLSVTHDGNGDDNGIPDHRQPERPDTTATLIHDDHVTSRPRNDHPTGENKDGATKVGDREGLVAPGPWKDTGDDVTSAKGAGIHRSNDDEVKGEGQKFDRRSGYPSVTTPRQRGDREATVSANWAKTSPGTTMASPRMSEGDCTTSLGMAGSCKAGKSAGRGRGGSREVGPATAQPSGEMLPGAGARIQPGGVGLDKTSRVDKVPLPHRKASPGVLSGSQTRVGGHGGDVEDRPRATEVGGNPSPQAGQARGSVAVSKGQEQGGSEQRQGGEAQAAVAGTRVSHLPGHHGRRLGAGAPGAFAALGHSRQVDQVKHANELHVHERAFYALGGVGGGPRSPYNSLGSAESSQSSEGEQSSHSDSQQSGLRPAGWGASGHPYGRWSQGAL; encoded by the exons ATGCAAACAGCCCTCGTGTGCCTGTGCCTGTGCCTGCTCCGCACAGCCCTCTCAACACCC GTGCCACAGCCACTGCCAGGGAGAGCCATCGGGAACTGTATGGGACAGCACCGG ATACTGCTGAAGGGCTGCAATGCCAAGCATGGCTTCTACATTTTCAAATATGTCTACTCATTTTCAACACGGAGGAACCAGACTGCGATAAAG AAGGAAGAGGCTGACAGCCAGAGCACCGTCCCCATCCACCGGCTGGGTGAGGACGATGCCAGGTGGGGGCCAAAGGAAGATGGGGTGTCCCTGGAGCAAGGTAAAAACGGCAGCATTGATGCAATGGAGGACTGGACCAGCCTCAAGCCTGACAACCGGAGTGCCCCAGGCATTGGCAGAGATGTTCTCAGTCCTCGCCCAGGCATTGGCACCCGACCACGTGGTGTCGCAGGCCCCACCCCATCCAGCTCAGAAGGCAGCGGTGATCTGGATTTGATGGTTGAAGCTGATGGTGATGTTTCCATTCTCCCCCAGGGCAGACGCCCCAGCAAGGCTGTGACAGGGAACAGGTCTGGTGTCAGGAGTGAAGATAGGGATGATGCTGCCCCCAGGGGTGTTCCAGTGGAGGGGGCCACAACAGCTGGGAGGGAGAGGGCCCCTGCCACTGGAGAGGGTGCATATGAGGGCAGCGGTGCAGCCACCGTCCCTGGCCAAGGGCAGGAGGGTGTTGTGCGGGGCACAGGGACAAGAGGTGCCACACTTGCCTCTGTCACCAAGAATTTGGAAGACATCCAGATTGATGCCCAAGGTGTGGATGAATACACTTACATCCCCAACTCAGGCAGCAACACCGTCACCAACGGGAAGGTGGGCAGCATAGCAAGGGGCACTAGCTTCACCCAGATCTCTCCGTACAAGGACGACaaggtcaacatcttcattgaGAGGGCCAACATCCATGTAGGGGAGCAAGAAACGACCCAGGCCAGCACCACCCTTGGCAGCAAGGATGATGGCATCCCCACTCTGGGAaccagcagccccctgcccaggctgagTGTCA CACATGATGGCAATGGTGATGATAATGGCATCCCTGATCACAGGCAGCCTGAAAGACCAGACACCACAGCCACCCTGATCCATGATGATCATGTCACCAGCAGACCTAGAAATGACCATCCCACAGGAGAAAATAAGGATGGTGCCACCAAGGTTGGTGATAGAGAAGGACTGGTGGCCCCTGGCCCCTGGAAGGACACTGGTGATGATGTTACCTCTGCCAAGGGAGCTGGCATCCATAGGAGCAATGATGATGAGGTGAAAGGTGAGGGGCAAAAGTTTGACAGGAGGTCAGGCTACCCGTCTGTCACCACCCCCCGACAGAGGGGTGACAGGGAGGCCACTGTATCAGCCAATTGGGCCAAGACCAGCCCAGGTACCACTATGGCCTCCCCCAGGATGAGTGAGGGGGACTGCACCACCTCTCTGGGGATGGCTGGCAGCTGCAAGGCAGGCAAGAGTgctgggagaggaagagggGGGAGCAGGGAAGTGGGGCCAGCAACTGCCCAACCCAGCGGGGAgatgctgcctggggcaggggcgAGGATCCAGCCAGGTGGAGTAGGGCTGGACAAGACATCCAGGGTGGACAAAGTCCCGCTGCCACACAGGAAAGCCAGCCCTGGGGTGCTGAGCGGGAGCCAGACAAGGGTTGGTGGCCATGGCGGCGATGTTGAGGACAGGCCGCGTGCCACTGAAGTAGGGGGCAACCCCTCGCCACAGGCAGGACAAGCCAGGGGTAGTGTGGCAGTGAGCAAAGGCCAGGAGCAAGGTGGCAGTGAGCAAAGGCAAGGTGGTGAGGCCCAGGCGGCAGTGGCGGGTACCAGAGTCAGCCACCTGCCCGGGCATcatggcaggaggctgggggcCGGAGCGCCAGGGGCGTTTGCTGCTCTGGGCCACAGCAGGCAGGTGGACCAGGTGAAGCATGCCAACGAGCTCCATGTCCATGAGCGGGCCTTTTATGCCCTTGGTGGGGTGGGAGGTGGCCCCCGCAGTCCCTACAACAGCCTGGGGAGTGCTGAGAGCAGCCAGTCCTCTGAGGGAGAGCAAAGCAGCCACAGCGACAGCCAGCAGTCAGGGCTGCGACCCGCAGGGTGGGGAGCCTCAGGTCACCCCTATGGCCGCTGGAGCCAGGGCGCCCTATGA